A part of Amblyraja radiata isolate CabotCenter1 chromosome 23, sAmbRad1.1.pri, whole genome shotgun sequence genomic DNA contains:
- the romo1 gene encoding reactive oxygen species modulator 1 — MPVTVGSYGQSQPNCFDRVKMGFMMGCAVGMAAGALFGSFSCLRLGLRGRELLGGVGKTMMQSGGTFGTFMAIGMGIRC; from the exons ATGCCAGTCACTGTGGGATCGTACGGACAATCGCAGCCCAACTGTTTCGACAGGGTTAAGATGGGCTTCATGATGGGCTGTGCGGTTGGCATGGCAGCTGGAGCCTTGTTCGGCAGCTTCTCCTGCCTCCG GCTGGGGCTGCGGGGCCGCGAGCTGCTGGGGGGGGTCGGGAAGACCATGATGCAGAGCGGAGGCACCTTCGGCACCTTCATGGCGATCGGAATGGGCATCAGATGCTGA